A window of the Lagenorhynchus albirostris chromosome 1, mLagAlb1.1, whole genome shotgun sequence genome harbors these coding sequences:
- the CTXN2 gene encoding cortexin-2 gives MSSTNCGNSSAKMSVNEVSAFSLTLEQKTGFAFVGILCIFLGLLIIRCFKILLDPYSSMPSSTWEGEVEEFDKGTFEYALA, from the coding sequence ATGAGTAGTACCAACTGTGGCAACTCTTCAGCTAAGATGAGTGTCAACGAAGTGTCAGCTTTCTCGTTGACTCTGGAGCAAAAAACTGGCTTCGCTTTTGTTGggattttgtgtatcttcttgggACTGCTTATCATCAGATGCTTCAAAATCCTGTTAGACCCATATAGTAGCATGCCTTCCTCTACATGGGAAGGTGAAGTTGAAGAGTTTGATAAAGGGACATTTGAATATGCACTTGCCTGA